A single window of Halobacterium jilantaiense DNA harbors:
- the purF gene encoding amidophosphoribosyltransferase, which produces MQGGPSDPPEFDHPTEKCGVVGASLADRDAALPTYYALYALQHRGQESAGIVSHDGFQQHQHVGMGLVGDAFDEDDIDALHGPAAIGHVRYPTAGSVDESCAQPFSVSFKGGALGLSHNGNLVNADELRDELAGSGHAFTSDGDTEVIAHDLARNLLDADIVDAVEATMGRIHGSYSLTIMHDDTVLGVRDPRGNRPLVIGKLDDGYIIASESAAIDTVGGEVVRDVRPGELVVLHEDGGGFDSHQLVDVDNTAHCFFEYVYFARPDSVIDEELVYEVRRELGRQLWQEAGVDSDVVMPVPDSGRAFASGYAEQAQQEGESVDFAEGLMKNRYVGRTFIMPTQEARERAVRLKLNPIKSTVEGKSVTIIDDSIVRGTTSSQLVDLVREAGAEEVHVRIGAPPIQAPCYFGIDMATRDELIAADRTADDIAAEVGADSLSYLSLDAVTAAIGKSRADLCAGCVTGEYPYEVDGEATDRPVQRPDVDSVADD; this is translated from the coding sequence ATGCAAGGGGGCCCCTCGGACCCACCCGAGTTCGACCACCCGACCGAGAAGTGCGGTGTCGTCGGCGCGTCGCTCGCCGACCGCGACGCCGCCCTGCCGACGTACTACGCCCTGTACGCGCTCCAGCACCGCGGTCAGGAGTCCGCTGGCATCGTCTCCCACGACGGCTTCCAGCAACACCAGCACGTCGGCATGGGCCTCGTCGGGGACGCCTTCGACGAGGACGACATCGACGCCCTCCACGGGCCGGCTGCCATCGGCCACGTCCGCTACCCGACGGCGGGCAGCGTCGACGAGTCCTGCGCACAGCCGTTCTCGGTCTCGTTCAAGGGCGGCGCGCTCGGCCTGAGCCACAACGGCAACCTCGTCAACGCCGACGAGCTCCGCGACGAACTCGCGGGCAGCGGCCACGCGTTCACGAGCGACGGCGACACCGAGGTCATCGCCCACGACCTCGCCCGGAACCTCCTCGACGCCGACATCGTCGACGCCGTCGAAGCCACGATGGGGCGCATCCACGGGTCGTACTCGCTGACCATCATGCACGACGACACCGTGCTCGGCGTCCGGGACCCCCGAGGAAACCGACCGCTCGTAATCGGAAAGCTCGACGACGGCTACATCATCGCCAGCGAGTCCGCCGCCATCGACACCGTCGGCGGCGAAGTCGTCCGAGACGTCCGCCCCGGCGAACTGGTCGTGCTTCACGAGGACGGCGGCGGGTTCGACTCCCACCAGCTCGTCGACGTCGACAACACCGCCCACTGCTTCTTCGAGTACGTCTACTTCGCGCGCCCGGACTCCGTCATCGACGAGGAACTCGTCTACGAGGTCCGCCGGGAACTCGGTCGCCAGCTCTGGCAGGAGGCCGGCGTCGACAGCGACGTGGTGATGCCCGTTCCGGATTCGGGACGCGCGTTCGCCTCGGGCTACGCCGAGCAGGCCCAGCAGGAGGGCGAGAGCGTCGACTTCGCCGAGGGCCTGATGAAGAACCGCTACGTCGGCCGGACGTTCATCATGCCGACACAGGAGGCCCGCGAGCGCGCCGTCCGCCTCAAACTCAACCCCATCAAGTCTACCGTCGAGGGGAAGTCCGTCACCATCATCGACGACTCCATCGTGCGCGGCACGACGAGCAGCCAGCTCGTCGACCTCGTACGGGAGGCGGGTGCCGAGGAGGTCCACGTCCGCATCGGCGCGCCTCCCATTCAAGCGCCCTGTTACTTCGGCATCGACATGGCGACCAGAGACGAGCTCATCGCCGCCGACAGGACCGCCGACGACATCGCCGCGGAGGTCGGCGCTGACAGCCTCTCGTATCTCTCGCTGGACGCCGTCACCGCGGCCATCGGGAAGAGCCGCGCCGACCTCTGTGCGGGCTGTGTCACCGGCGAGTACCCTTACGAGGTCGACGGCGAGGCGACCGACCGCCCGGTCCAGCGGCCGGACGTCGACTCGGTCGCTGACGACTGA
- a CDS encoding 50S ribosomal protein L37e gives MTGAGTPSQGKKNTTTHTKCRRCGEKSYHTKKKVCSSCGFGDSAKRRGYDWQGKTGDN, from the coding sequence ATGACTGGCGCAGGAACCCCGAGCCAGGGGAAGAAGAACACCACGACGCACACGAAGTGCCGGCGGTGCGGCGAGAAGTCCTACCACACGAAGAAGAAGGTCTGTAGTTCCTGTGGCTTCGGCGACTCGGCGAAGCGCCGCGGCTACGACTGGCAGGGCAAGACCGGCGACAACTGA
- a CDS encoding LSM domain-containing protein, with protein sequence MSGRPLDVLEESLEETVTVRLKDGEEFTGVLTGYDQHMNVVIEGEDTTIIRGDNVVTIKP encoded by the coding sequence ATGAGCGGCCGACCACTGGACGTGCTGGAGGAGTCCCTCGAGGAGACTGTCACCGTCCGACTGAAGGACGGCGAGGAGTTCACAGGCGTCCTCACGGGCTACGACCAGCACATGAACGTCGTCATCGAAGGCGAAGACACAACGATTATCCGTGGCGACAACGTCGTCACCATCAAACCATGA
- a CDS encoding M20/M25/M40 family metallo-hydrolase, whose amino-acid sequence MDETRRAFLEDLLAARGPSGHETAAQRAWVEYVGEYADRVETDAYGNAVAVHEGGDTSVAFAGHADEIGFAVSEISGDGFLRISPVGGLDKTVTRGSQIRIETDDGPVNGVVGQAAVHLRGKKDEGVPSVTEQHVDIGAADEDEARDLVSVGDPGIVVAETQDLAGSRLNARGLDNRAGLWVAAEGFRRAVANDVDATVYAVSTVQEELGTKGAKMVAFDLDADAVVAVDVTHAADDPNYPADRASEVALGDGPTVTRGAANHPEVVAELREAAENGDLPLQVEAQRLTTGTDADAFFTAQGGVPTANLGVPNRYMHTPAEVVDTADLTAGADLLAAFAARASDRDSFAVEF is encoded by the coding sequence ATGGACGAGACGCGACGCGCGTTCCTGGAAGACCTGCTGGCGGCCCGAGGGCCGTCGGGCCACGAGACCGCCGCCCAGCGAGCCTGGGTAGAGTACGTCGGCGAGTACGCCGACCGCGTGGAGACCGACGCGTACGGCAACGCGGTCGCCGTCCACGAGGGCGGCGACACGTCGGTTGCGTTCGCCGGCCACGCGGACGAAATCGGGTTCGCCGTCTCCGAGATTTCCGGCGACGGCTTCCTCCGCATCTCGCCGGTCGGCGGCCTCGACAAGACGGTGACCCGGGGCAGTCAGATCCGAATCGAGACCGACGACGGCCCCGTGAACGGCGTCGTCGGACAGGCCGCGGTCCACCTCCGCGGGAAGAAAGACGAGGGAGTGCCGTCGGTCACCGAGCAGCACGTCGACATCGGCGCGGCGGACGAGGACGAAGCCCGCGACCTCGTCTCGGTCGGCGACCCCGGAATCGTCGTCGCAGAGACACAGGACCTCGCCGGGAGCCGGCTGAACGCCCGGGGGCTCGACAACCGGGCGGGCCTCTGGGTCGCGGCCGAGGGGTTCCGGCGCGCCGTGGCGAACGACGTGGACGCCACCGTCTACGCCGTGAGCACAGTTCAGGAGGAACTCGGCACGAAAGGCGCGAAGATGGTGGCCTTCGACCTCGACGCCGACGCCGTCGTGGCGGTCGACGTCACGCACGCCGCCGACGACCCGAACTACCCCGCAGACCGGGCCAGCGAGGTGGCGCTCGGCGACGGCCCGACTGTCACCCGCGGGGCCGCGAACCACCCTGAGGTCGTCGCCGAACTCCGGGAGGCGGCGGAGAACGGCGACCTCCCGCTCCAGGTGGAGGCCCAGCGGCTCACGACGGGCACCGACGCCGACGCGTTCTTCACCGCCCAGGGCGGCGTCCCGACGGCGAACCTCGGCGTGCCGAACCGCTACATGCACACGCCCGCCGAGGTCGTCGACACCGCGGACCTGACCGCGGGCGCGGACCTGCTGGCGGCATTCGCGGCGCGGGCGAGCGACCGCGACTCGTTCGCCGTCGAGTTCTGA
- a CDS encoding MYXO-CTERM sorting domain-containing protein has protein sequence MGILELHFHESDFNFAPSVGANDDDDILESNSEDGTMLEPDSDPDDGGAGALLALGVLVVLGVLVGLRRRRNGGSEEGGEYGEDEEISISA, from the coding sequence ATGGGAATCCTCGAACTCCACTTCCACGAGTCCGACTTCAACTTCGCGCCGTCCGTCGGTGCCAACGACGACGACGACATCCTCGAGTCGAACAGCGAGGACGGCACGATGCTCGAACCGGACAGCGACCCCGACGACGGCGGGGCCGGCGCGCTGCTCGCGCTCGGCGTGCTCGTCGTACTGGGCGTGCTCGTCGGCCTGCGCCGCCGCCGCAACGGCGGCAGCGAGGAGGGCGGCGAGTACGGCGAGGACGAGGAGATTTCGATTTCGGCCTGA
- a CDS encoding zinc-dependent metalloprotease: MTILDSARAVADAEGDGAVDWDAVASAAKAATPPGSLDLGPGEADAYAADVRDARGRIREVSGLDFDVPETVELQTRHHWVDANVATFRRAFEPLNERASVLPGVARALNTATTAGALAFVSRNVLGQYDPLLLADGDDAHALYFVHPNIVRVADSLDVDFERFRRWIAFHEVTHAAEFGAAPWLPDYLESRMEAGIDALGDGDLRTEAFDELNVAMTAVEGYAELLMDEAFDGEYADLRRKLDARRRQGGGPINDLVKRLLGFQLKREQYERGKEFFTYVAGERGLEGASVVWDDPEYLPTDDELDVPPRWLARVPA, from the coding sequence ATGACGATTCTCGACAGCGCGCGCGCCGTCGCCGACGCCGAGGGCGACGGCGCGGTCGACTGGGACGCCGTCGCCAGCGCCGCGAAGGCCGCCACGCCGCCCGGCAGTCTCGACCTCGGGCCCGGCGAGGCCGACGCGTACGCGGCCGACGTGCGCGACGCCCGCGGCCGCATCCGCGAGGTGTCCGGTCTCGACTTCGACGTCCCGGAGACCGTCGAACTCCAGACCCGCCACCACTGGGTCGACGCGAACGTCGCGACGTTCCGGCGCGCGTTCGAGCCGCTGAACGAGCGCGCGTCCGTGCTCCCCGGCGTGGCTCGCGCCCTCAACACGGCGACGACGGCGGGCGCGCTCGCGTTCGTCTCCCGGAACGTCCTCGGCCAGTACGACCCGCTCCTGCTCGCCGACGGCGACGACGCCCACGCGCTGTACTTCGTCCACCCGAACATCGTCCGCGTCGCGGACAGCCTCGACGTCGACTTCGAGCGGTTCCGGCGCTGGATCGCGTTCCACGAGGTCACGCACGCCGCCGAGTTCGGTGCCGCGCCCTGGCTCCCCGACTACCTCGAATCCCGCATGGAGGCGGGCATCGACGCGCTCGGCGACGGCGACCTCCGGACGGAGGCGTTCGACGAGCTGAACGTCGCGATGACGGCCGTCGAGGGGTACGCCGAACTCCTCATGGACGAGGCGTTCGACGGCGAGTACGCCGACCTCCGGCGCAAACTCGACGCCCGCCGCCGACAGGGCGGCGGCCCCATCAACGACCTCGTGAAGCGCCTGCTGGGGTTCCAGCTCAAGCGCGAGCAGTACGAGCGCGGCAAGGAGTTCTTCACCTACGTCGCCGGCGAGCGCGGGCTCGAGGGCGCGTCGGTCGTCTGGGACGACCCCGAGTACCTCCCGACCGACGACGAACTCGACGTGCCGCCGCGCTGGCTCGCCCGCGTTCCCGCGTAG